In Herbinix luporum, a single window of DNA contains:
- a CDS encoding methylglyoxal synthase, with protein MNIGMIAHDAKKKLMQNLCIAYRGILVKHTLYATGTTGRLIEEVTNLTVHKYLAGHLGGTQQLGSQIEHNQIDMVIFLRDPLNPKSHEPDVNNIFQLCDKYNIPLATNLATAELLIKALERGDLDWRELFKS; from the coding sequence ATGAATATTGGCATGATTGCCCATGACGCAAAAAAGAAATTAATGCAAAATTTATGTATAGCCTACCGTGGTATATTGGTTAAACATACATTGTATGCAACCGGTACCACCGGTCGTTTAATAGAAGAAGTAACCAATCTTACGGTTCATAAATATCTTGCAGGTCACCTAGGGGGAACCCAGCAATTAGGAAGTCAGATTGAACATAATCAGATTGATATGGTTATTTTTCTTAGGGATCCTTTAAACCCAAAATCTCATGAACCGGATGTTAATAATATTTTTCAACTTTGTGATAAATATAATATTCCCCTTGCAACTAACCTTGCCACCGCTGAGCTTTTAATAAAAGCCTTAGAAAGGGGAGACTTAGATTGGAGAGAACTGTTTAAATCATAA
- the lspA gene encoding signal peptidase II, producing MKQRIRHLIYLIILVLIDQLSKYWARTTLKKDGPISIISGVLKLQYHENTGAVWGIMADKTTFLSIITVILTILLVFIYFKIPNKKRYLPVHIIWVFIIAGAIGNFIDRISLKYVVDFIYFELIDFPIFNIADCYLTVSCVLLLILSLFYYKDDDFEFLESIFKIGKRKEKDLENKE from the coding sequence ATGAAACAACGAATAAGGCATCTGATTTATTTAATAATATTAGTACTTATAGATCAATTAAGTAAATATTGGGCCCGTACTACATTAAAAAAGGACGGGCCCATAAGCATAATTTCTGGGGTACTAAAACTTCAGTATCATGAAAATACGGGAGCTGTATGGGGTATAATGGCAGATAAGACTACTTTTTTATCCATAATTACCGTTATCCTTACAATTCTTTTAGTTTTTATCTATTTTAAGATTCCTAATAAAAAAAGATATCTGCCGGTTCATATTATATGGGTTTTTATTATAGCAGGAGCCATAGGTAATTTTATTGATCGTATAAGCTTAAAGTATGTGGTAGACTTTATTTACTTTGAGTTAATTGATTTTCCTATATTTAATATAGCCGACTGTTATTTGACAGTTTCTTGTGTTCTTTTATTAATTCTTAGTCTCTTTTATTATAAAGATGATGACTTTGAATTTCTTGAAAGTATTTTCAAGATAGGAAAAAGAAAAGAAAAAGATTTAGAAAATAAGGAGTAA
- a CDS encoding YlmH family RNA-binding protein: MEREEQLLQRRFQDLALMADKREIALFTDFLNLHEQDLLDRMKKELPDIKYFTYGGYLDAERKIICLCGNRYIEDVREIEFPISCLRITPINQKFSDKLNHRDYLGAVLNLGINRSKIGDIIVNEHESYLFCSLSISSFIMDNLLRIKHTVVSTSLMEYKDFIYKPNLKKITGTVSSVRLDSILAVAFKGSRSKLSGLITGGKVFVNSKSILSNSYLLKENDIVSVRGFGKFIFKGVTNQTKKGRYSVEIQLYQ, translated from the coding sequence ATGGAAAGAGAAGAACAATTACTACAAAGGCGCTTTCAGGATTTGGCTTTAATGGCAGACAAGAGGGAAATAGCCTTATTTACAGACTTTTTGAATTTACATGAACAAGACTTACTTGACCGGATGAAAAAAGAATTGCCTGATATTAAATACTTTACCTATGGCGGTTATCTAGATGCGGAAAGGAAAATTATTTGCTTATGCGGTAATAGATATATAGAAGATGTAAGGGAAATAGAGTTTCCTATTTCATGCCTTCGTATTACACCCATAAACCAAAAATTTTCTGATAAACTTAATCACCGTGATTATCTTGGTGCTGTACTAAACCTTGGAATTAACAGAAGCAAAATCGGAGATATTATTGTTAATGAACATGAAAGCTACCTGTTTTGCAGCTTATCTATAAGCAGCTTTATTATGGATAATTTACTACGGATAAAACATACAGTAGTAAGTACTTCTTTAATGGAATACAAAGATTTTATATATAAGCCCAATTTAAAAAAAATTACAGGAACCGTATCTTCAGTACGTTTAGACAGTATATTAGCTGTTGCCTTTAAGGGCTCCCGTAGCAAACTATCCGGCTTAATTACCGGTGGTAAAGTGTTTGTTAACAGTAAGAGTATCTTATCAAATAGCTATCTGTTAAAAGAAAATGATATTGTATCAGTTCGTGGATTTGGTAAATTTATTTTTAAAGGAGTTACTAATCAGACTAAAAAGGGAAGATATTCTGTAGAAATACAACTATATCAATAG
- a CDS encoding FtsW/RodA/SpoVE family cell cycle protein, translating into MDVFKRYDFKRYNISLLVVVTILNSISVFLVKQVEPGSFKKQILGIILGLFIAGIVSLFDYHFISNFYIVLYLINLVLLLLVKFMGITIYNAKRWLGIKDTVFVFQPSELTKIIIIIFFARLFTMYEHRINDLMFLSIVIILMAIPTYLILTQTDLSTSIVLMMIFVMLIFAAGLSWKIILPILVIGIPLFLGLFWYIQQDYQALLTENQQQRVLSILNPEEYPGTMYQQDNSIQAIGSGQLIGKLFSGDESGLRGYRHVPVSESDFIFSVAGEELGFLGCCFILLLYAFIIYTCLSTAKKAPDKMGMLIAIGIASMFAFQVFVNIGVVTAILPNTGIPLPFLSAGLSSLISSMMAIGIILNIRLQPQKQRR; encoded by the coding sequence ATGGATGTTTTTAAGAGATATGATTTTAAGAGATATAATATATCCTTGCTAGTGGTGGTAACAATACTAAATTCCATTAGCGTATTCTTGGTCAAACAAGTAGAGCCGGGTAGTTTTAAAAAGCAAATATTGGGAATAATTTTAGGGCTTTTTATTGCAGGTATCGTTTCTTTATTTGATTACCACTTTATATCCAATTTTTATATCGTCTTATACTTGATTAATTTAGTTTTATTATTATTGGTCAAGTTTATGGGTATAACTATCTATAATGCAAAGCGATGGCTGGGAATTAAAGATACCGTCTTTGTATTTCAGCCATCGGAACTTACTAAAATTATAATTATTATATTTTTTGCAAGATTGTTCACTATGTATGAACACAGAATTAATGACTTAATGTTTTTGTCAATTGTAATAATACTGATGGCAATACCTACCTATCTGATCTTAACTCAGACGGATCTGTCAACCAGTATTGTTCTAATGATGATATTTGTAATGCTTATATTTGCTGCAGGTTTAAGTTGGAAGATTATTCTTCCAATTCTTGTGATTGGAATCCCGCTGTTTTTAGGCTTGTTCTGGTATATACAGCAGGATTATCAAGCACTATTAACAGAAAATCAGCAACAGAGGGTTCTTTCCATCTTAAACCCTGAAGAATATCCCGGAACCATGTATCAACAAGACAACTCAATACAAGCCATCGGTTCCGGTCAATTGATAGGTAAATTATTTTCGGGAGATGAGTCGGGTTTACGGGGCTACAGGCATGTTCCCGTATCCGAAAGTGACTTTATCTTCTCTGTAGCCGGAGAAGAATTAGGTTTTTTAGGGTGTTGCTTTATACTGTTATTGTATGCATTTATAATATATACATGCCTATCCACAGCCAAAAAAGCTCCGGATAAGATGGGGATGCTTATAGCTATCGGTATAGCTTCAATGTTTGCCTTTCAAGTATTTGTTAATATAGGAGTTGTAACAGCCATCCTGCCCAATACAGGTATACCTTTGCCTTTCTTAAGTGCAGGTTTAAGCTCATTAATCAGCAGTATGATGGCAATCGGTATTATTTTAAATATTCGTCTGCAACCCCAAAAGCAAAGAAGATAA
- a CDS encoding DUF378 domain-containing protein: MKTLDYIALVLVAIGAINWGLIGFFEFDLVKAIFGDMTWVSRIIYALVGIAGLYSLSFFGRIRNED, from the coding sequence ATGAAAACATTAGATTATATTGCGCTGGTTCTGGTTGCAATCGGTGCAATTAACTGGGGATTAATCGGTTTTTTTGAATTTGATTTAGTTAAAGCTATATTTGGTGATATGACTTGGGTTTCAAGGATTATATATGCCTTGGTTGGAATCGCAGGCCTTTACTCTTTAAGCTTTTTTGGCAGAATAAGAAATGAGGATTAA
- the aroB gene encoding 3-dehydroquinate synthase: MYQDKIIVNYESKPAYSILLKKDFTGLKEALLNLGLQNRRFLVITDSNVEKIYLKECMDLIGPISRGIYSFTFEAGENSKNLETVKLVYNKLIAKKFDRNDIILALGGGVTGDLAGFVASTYLRGIDFIQIPTTLLAMADSSIGGKTGVDFMAYKNMIGAFHQPKLVYMNLSSLKTLPKREFNAGISEIIKHGLIKDADFYKWLQDNITNIQSLDYETLKQMVYRSCMIKKKVVEEDPKEKGDRALLNFGHTIGHAIEKLMDFQLLHGECVAVGMICAAYISNKRGFISNDELECIYKIIEAFNLPTSIKDLSSEEIYHVTRLDKKMESDKIKFIYLESIGRAIIDTSVSKDEMIEAINYVQN; this comes from the coding sequence ATGTATCAGGATAAAATCATTGTTAATTATGAAAGCAAACCGGCTTATTCTATTTTACTTAAAAAAGATTTCACAGGTTTAAAAGAAGCCTTGTTAAATTTGGGCTTGCAAAATCGTCGCTTCTTGGTAATAACCGACTCTAATGTCGAAAAAATTTATCTTAAAGAGTGTATGGATCTTATAGGCCCCATATCAAGAGGTATTTACAGCTTTACTTTTGAGGCCGGTGAAAACAGCAAAAATCTTGAAACTGTAAAACTGGTTTATAACAAGCTTATAGCAAAAAAGTTCGACCGTAATGATATTATCCTTGCTCTTGGAGGAGGCGTTACCGGAGATTTGGCAGGTTTTGTTGCGTCTACTTATTTAAGGGGCATAGATTTTATTCAGATACCTACCACCTTACTTGCCATGGCAGATTCCAGTATAGGAGGAAAAACCGGTGTTGACTTTATGGCCTATAAAAATATGATTGGTGCTTTCCATCAGCCAAAGCTTGTTTATATGAACTTATCTAGTCTAAAGACCCTTCCCAAAAGGGAATTTAATGCCGGTATTAGTGAAATTATTAAGCATGGCCTTATTAAGGATGCAGATTTTTATAAATGGCTGCAAGATAATATTACTAATATACAGTCTTTAGATTACGAAACTCTTAAACAGATGGTTTATAGAAGTTGTATGATTAAGAAGAAAGTGGTTGAAGAAGATCCTAAAGAAAAAGGAGACAGAGCCCTTCTTAATTTTGGACATACCATTGGCCATGCCATAGAAAAATTGATGGATTTTCAGCTGCTTCACGGGGAATGTGTAGCTGTGGGCATGATTTGCGCTGCTTATATCTCTAATAAACGTGGATTTATAAGTAATGATGAATTAGAATGTATATATAAAATAATTGAAGCCTTCAATCTGCCTACAAGTATAAAAGACTTATCTTCCGAAGAGATATACCATGTAACAAGACTAGATAAAAAGATGGAGTCTGATAAAATAAAGTTTATATACTTAGAAAGCATAGGTAGAGCTATAATTGATACCTCTGTATCTAAAGATGAAATGATTGAAGCTATTAATTATGTTCAAAATTAA
- the minD gene encoding septum site-determining protein MinD, producing the protein MGEVIVVTSGKGGVGKTTTTANVGTGLAMLDKKVVLIDTDIGLRNLDVVMGLENRIVYNLVDVIEGNCRIRNALIKDKRYPNLYLLPSAQTRDKHAVKPEQMKKLAQELKEEFDYILMDCPAGIEQGFHNAIAGADRALVVTTPEVSAVRDADRIIGLLEANEINETYLIVNRLRMDMVKRGDMMSSEDVMEILAIDLIGIVPDDENIVISTNQGEPLAGSDSLAGRAYMNIARRLLGEEIPFLNLSEKNSFFSKLFGKHKKY; encoded by the coding sequence ATGGGAGAAGTAATAGTTGTTACATCGGGAAAAGGCGGAGTCGGAAAAACAACAACTACCGCCAATGTAGGCACAGGCCTTGCAATGTTAGACAAGAAAGTAGTATTAATTGACACAGATATAGGTCTAAGAAATCTTGACGTTGTAATGGGTCTAGAGAATCGGATAGTATACAATCTTGTAGATGTAATTGAAGGAAATTGCCGTATTCGCAATGCCTTAATTAAGGACAAGCGTTATCCTAACTTGTATTTGTTACCATCTGCCCAGACCAGAGATAAACATGCCGTTAAACCTGAACAGATGAAAAAATTAGCCCAGGAGCTTAAAGAAGAATTTGATTACATATTAATGGACTGTCCGGCCGGCATCGAACAGGGCTTTCATAATGCTATTGCCGGAGCTGACAGAGCATTAGTAGTTACCACCCCCGAGGTTTCAGCCGTAAGAGATGCTGACCGTATCATTGGTTTACTAGAGGCCAATGAAATAAATGAAACCTATTTGATTGTTAACAGATTACGTATGGATATGGTAAAACGCGGTGATATGATGTCTAGCGAAGATGTTATGGAGATCCTTGCCATCGACTTAATAGGGATAGTTCCTGACGATGAGAACATAGTGATTTCTACTAATCAAGGAGAACCGCTGGCCGGCTCAGATTCTTTGGCTGGACGGGCATATATGAATATTGCAAGGAGACTCTTAGGAGAAGAAATTCCTTTCTTAAATCTCAGTGAAAAGAATTCCTTCTTTAGTAAACTATTTGGTAAGCATAAAAAATATTAG
- a CDS encoding HlyD family efflux transporter periplasmic adaptor subunit, with translation MSKDKRVVKFRKRRTINIGIVIFLILFIYIAINIYIFFTKEHISIYEVQEGFNVEDSRITGLILREENIVLSEKAGYVYYLHKEGSRVAKGTSVYSVDDSTQIMDIITGSEDTFTLNKDSSKQFQYKISKFHKTYSDNNFSYVYDFKDDVESIVLDVLNQNMIEKGRQIEEDTGFAFTYEVFKSQASGMVSYYMDNYETVTKKSLTREMFNDENYERVSLRTSDMVSINTPIYKLVTSEVWSIILPLTDYQLEKIQEKDKIEFTILKDNFTTSAPLKIFQSSSDNSYYAELIMDKHIVNYLEDRFLEIDLHLEAAKGLKVPLSAITTKDFYIVPLSYFTSGGDSDKPGLIKEEYDKDTGELNPIFVPVDIYYQDDTYGYVDANQFALNTWIRSTEGNRYQLSVTDKLTGVYNVNMGYAVFKRVEIIYQNESYCIVKKDTSYGLSPYDHIALDSTTVVEQKIIY, from the coding sequence TTGAGTAAAGATAAAAGGGTAGTCAAATTTAGAAAAAGAAGAACTATAAATATAGGTATTGTTATCTTCTTAATTCTTTTCATCTATATTGCTATTAATATATATATCTTTTTTACAAAGGAACATATTTCTATATATGAAGTACAAGAGGGTTTTAATGTAGAAGATAGCCGGATAACCGGATTAATCTTAAGGGAAGAAAATATTGTATTATCAGAAAAAGCCGGATACGTTTATTATTTACATAAAGAAGGATCTAGAGTGGCTAAGGGCACTTCTGTGTACTCAGTTGATGACAGTACACAAATAATGGATATTATTACCGGAAGTGAAGATACTTTTACTTTAAACAAAGATAGCAGCAAGCAATTTCAGTATAAAATAAGCAAATTTCATAAAACATACTCTGATAATAACTTTTCTTATGTCTATGACTTTAAGGATGATGTAGAAAGTATAGTTCTTGATGTATTAAATCAAAATATGATTGAAAAAGGACGTCAAATTGAAGAAGATACCGGTTTTGCATTTACCTATGAGGTTTTTAAAAGTCAGGCCAGTGGAATGGTTTCATATTATATGGATAATTATGAAACCGTCACTAAAAAGTCCCTTACTAGGGAGATGTTTAATGATGAAAATTACGAGAGGGTTTCCCTTCGTACCTCTGATATGGTTTCTATAAATACTCCTATATATAAACTGGTAACTTCAGAAGTATGGTCTATTATACTTCCTTTGACCGATTACCAGTTAGAAAAGATACAGGAAAAGGATAAGATTGAATTTACTATTTTAAAGGATAATTTTACAACAAGTGCACCATTAAAAATATTTCAGAGTTCTTCGGATAATTCATATTACGCAGAACTAATTATGGACAAGCATATTGTTAATTATTTAGAAGATCGCTTCTTAGAAATAGATCTTCACCTAGAAGCTGCTAAGGGATTAAAAGTACCCTTATCTGCCATAACCACAAAAGATTTTTATATAGTACCCCTATCATATTTTACTAGTGGTGGTGACAGTGATAAACCGGGGTTGATTAAGGAAGAATATGATAAAGATACAGGAGAACTTAATCCAATATTTGTACCTGTAGATATATATTATCAGGATGATACTTATGGTTATGTGGATGCAAATCAATTTGCCCTAAATACATGGATTCGTTCTACAGAAGGCAACAGATATCAGCTTTCGGTAACAGATAAACTTACCGGAGTATACAATGTAAATATGGGTTATGCTGTATTTAAAAGGGTGGAAATTATATATCAAAATGAATCCTATTGTATAGTAAAAAAAGATACTTCCTATGGATTATCTCCTTACGATCACATAGCCTTAGATTCTACAACAGTTGTTGAACAAAAAATTATTTATTAA
- a CDS encoding D-alanyl-D-alanine carboxypeptidase family protein produces MKRRYLAILLINAILLGGCQKSSDQFFAYQDYITSSKNDLGFNLSENEFFAKELVILDNEDSGYDDNLVTSKAAFLFDITNKKALYAKNPYERLYPASLTKLMTALIVFKRGELTDMVTISHNASNIPVEGAKVCGFREGDLVSLEDLLYCLLVYSGNDASIAIAEHLSGSEEAFVKLMNQEAQKLGAVHTNFVNSHGLHDDNHYTTAYDLYLIYNELLQYDTFIDIINKESFTSKYKDKFGNYKERTYKTTNLYLTGEKEVTEDITIVGGKTGLTSKAGNCLILLLKDGNDNQYVSLILKATNSNNLYTEMSKLFSLIIE; encoded by the coding sequence TTGAAAAGAAGATATCTTGCCATTCTATTAATAAATGCCATCTTATTGGGAGGCTGCCAAAAATCGTCGGATCAGTTTTTTGCATACCAAGACTATATCACATCGTCAAAAAATGATTTGGGATTTAATTTATCCGAAAATGAATTTTTTGCAAAAGAATTAGTGATATTAGATAATGAGGATTCTGGGTATGATGATAATCTGGTTACTTCAAAGGCAGCTTTTCTTTTTGATATCACTAATAAGAAGGCCTTGTATGCCAAAAACCCTTATGAAAGATTATATCCGGCAAGCCTCACTAAGCTGATGACTGCTTTAATTGTATTTAAGCGGGGCGAATTAACTGATATGGTTACTATCAGTCATAATGCCAGTAATATTCCTGTTGAAGGAGCTAAAGTCTGCGGATTTAGAGAAGGGGATCTTGTTTCCCTAGAAGACCTCCTATATTGTCTTTTAGTTTATTCCGGTAATGATGCCAGCATTGCCATTGCAGAGCATTTAAGTGGCAGTGAAGAGGCCTTTGTTAAATTAATGAACCAAGAAGCTCAAAAACTCGGTGCAGTTCATACCAACTTTGTAAATTCCCATGGACTGCATGATGATAATCATTATACAACTGCCTATGATTTATATCTGATTTATAACGAACTGCTTCAATATGATACTTTTATTGATATAATAAATAAAGAATCCTTTACCTCTAAGTATAAAGATAAGTTTGGTAATTATAAAGAAAGAACATATAAAACTACTAATCTATATCTTACAGGGGAAAAAGAAGTTACAGAAGACATTACAATTGTTGGAGGAAAAACAGGACTTACTTCAAAAGCAGGTAATTGTTTGATTTTATTGCTTAAGGATGGTAATGATAATCAATATGTATCCCTTATCCTAAAAGCCACTAATAGCAATAATTTATATACAGAGATGTCTAAGTTATTCTCCTTGATTATAGAATAG
- the minE gene encoding cell division topological specificity factor MinE — translation MGLADFFRRKGTSSIAKDRLKLVLVSDRAGCSPEIMEQIKNDIIAVISKYIEIDLEGLDIKIAQTESESNNGTVPALFANIPIKDMKASKK, via the coding sequence ATGGGTTTGGCAGATTTTTTTAGAAGAAAGGGAACCAGCAGCATAGCTAAAGACAGATTAAAATTGGTTCTGGTATCAGATCGTGCAGGCTGCTCACCTGAAATTATGGAACAAATAAAAAATGATATCATTGCTGTGATATCAAAATATATTGAAATTGACTTAGAGGGACTTGATATTAAGATTGCGCAAACAGAATCAGAATCAAACAATGGAACTGTTCCTGCTCTGTTTGCTAATATTCCCATAAAGGATATGAAGGCTTCTAAGAAGTAA
- a CDS encoding cell division protein SepF, with the protein MPNIFKNFLNSMKLNDEENDFDDFLDDDYFDEPKKSKRAKRNEAKAEDNDFISIQNQQQTNVHNNEPKKERGRAMERNSKVVPIRTTSKGLEVCIMKPTSFEDSQLICDMLLSGRATVINLEGFDDKMAQRTMDFVSGCVYAINGRLHRISSCIFIVSPDTVDISGDYLDMIKDDGFDPPTFNTKF; encoded by the coding sequence ATGCCTAATATTTTTAAGAATTTTCTAAATTCCATGAAGTTAAATGATGAAGAGAATGATTTTGACGATTTCTTAGATGATGACTATTTTGATGAACCTAAAAAATCAAAAAGGGCAAAACGTAATGAAGCTAAAGCTGAGGACAATGATTTTATTAGCATTCAAAATCAACAGCAGACTAATGTACATAATAATGAACCAAAAAAAGAAAGGGGGAGGGCTATGGAAAGAAACTCCAAGGTTGTACCTATAAGAACCACTTCAAAGGGGTTGGAGGTATGTATCATGAAGCCTACTTCCTTTGAGGATTCTCAGCTTATTTGTGACATGCTTTTATCAGGACGGGCCACTGTAATAAATCTAGAAGGCTTTGATGACAAGATGGCACAAAGAACCATGGATTTCGTATCCGGGTGTGTATATGCCATAAACGGCAGACTTCATCGTATTTCCAGCTGTATATTTATTGTATCTCCCGATACTGTTGATATATCAGGAGACTATCTGGACATGATTAAAGACGACGGCTTTGATCCTCCTACTTTTAACACAAAATTCTAG
- the minC gene encoding septum site-determining protein MinC, whose product MKSVNNSVIIKGNKYGIVVVLNPDISFDEIKEQVAEKFRESSKFFENAKMAISFEGRSLTNEEQRDILDIIGNNTDMQIVCVIDNDPDKEEVFRKTLEQKLMELENNTGQFYKGILRSGASLEFETSVVIIGDVNHGARVVSKGNIIVLGSLKGTAFAGACGNTNSFVVALDMRPTQIRIADTIARSPDKPDKNTDKEAKIAFLEDGNIYIEPLTRNILNDIRL is encoded by the coding sequence ATGAAATCTGTTAATAATTCAGTGATTATTAAAGGTAATAAATACGGTATCGTTGTAGTGCTGAATCCAGATATAAGCTTTGATGAAATAAAAGAACAGGTGGCTGAGAAATTCAGGGAATCAAGCAAGTTTTTTGAAAATGCCAAAATGGCAATCAGTTTTGAAGGAAGAAGCTTAACTAATGAAGAACAAAGGGATATTTTGGACATAATTGGGAACAATACCGATATGCAGATAGTTTGTGTTATAGATAATGATCCCGATAAAGAAGAAGTCTTTAGAAAAACCTTAGAACAAAAACTGATGGAGCTTGAAAATAACACCGGTCAGTTTTATAAAGGAATTCTTCGCTCCGGTGCCTCCTTGGAATTTGAGACCAGTGTGGTAATAATAGGAGATGTTAATCATGGAGCCAGGGTAGTTTCTAAAGGGAACATTATAGTACTTGGTTCCCTTAAAGGTACTGCCTTTGCCGGAGCTTGCGGCAACACCAATTCTTTTGTAGTTGCTCTGGATATGAGACCTACACAGATTCGAATTGCCGACACTATAGCTAGATCCCCTGATAAACCTGATAAAAATACAGATAAAGAAGCCAAGATAGCTTTTTTAGAAGATGGCAATATATATATAGAGCCATTAACCAGGAATATCCTTAACGATATACGTTTATAA
- a CDS encoding YggS family pyridoxal phosphate-dependent enzyme, with amino-acid sequence MMEKRITEIRQHIVAACERAGRNPSEVTLIAVSKTKPISMIEEAYDLGIRDFGENKVQELAKKHDQLIEKYGDNIKWHQIGHLQRNKVKQVIDKAVLIHSVDSLRLGLMIDKEAAKKGIVCDILIEINIAKEESKYGVYEEDLIPLFMELIKLPHIRVRGLMTIAPYVTDPEKNRKYFSKLRQLFIDIKTKNVDNGHKDIYFNPDKFDILSMGMTGDYQVAIEEGATMVRIGTGIFGERNYSEQ; translated from the coding sequence ATGATGGAGAAAAGAATTACTGAAATTAGACAGCATATTGTGGCTGCCTGTGAAAGGGCAGGTAGAAACCCTTCAGAGGTAACCTTGATTGCAGTAAGCAAGACAAAGCCTATTTCCATGATTGAGGAAGCTTACGATTTAGGTATCAGAGATTTTGGCGAAAACAAGGTACAGGAATTAGCAAAAAAACATGATCAATTAATAGAAAAATACGGAGACAATATTAAATGGCACCAAATTGGCCATTTACAGCGTAATAAAGTTAAACAAGTTATTGATAAGGCTGTATTAATCCATTCCGTTGATTCTTTGCGGCTGGGTCTTATGATAGATAAGGAGGCTGCAAAAAAGGGTATAGTCTGCGATATATTAATTGAGATTAATATTGCTAAGGAAGAAAGCAAGTATGGAGTATATGAAGAAGATTTGATTCCCCTTTTCATGGAACTGATAAAACTTCCTCATATTCGGGTAAGAGGACTAATGACCATAGCACCATATGTAACTGATCCTGAAAAAAATAGGAAGTATTTTAGTAAATTGCGACAATTATTTATTGACATAAAAACTAAAAACGTTGATAATGGACATAAAGACATATACTTTAATCCCGACAAGTTTGATATACTCTCTATGGGTATGACAGGAGATTATCAGGTGGCAATTGAAGAAGGAGCCACCATGGTTCGTATAGGGACAGGTATTTTTGGAGAAAGAAATTATTCCGAACAATAA